The following is a genomic window from Rutidosis leptorrhynchoides isolate AG116_Rl617_1_P2 unplaced genomic scaffold, CSIRO_AGI_Rlap_v1 contig194, whole genome shotgun sequence.
TGAGGGACATTATAATGTGGAAATACCAATAAAAAGACTGGAGAACATCATCCTCTCAAGACGTAAAAATAAGAACAACATACTCAGATCATCCTGAAAGCaacatagtaaaaaaaaaaaaaaaatcaggatgACCCTAATTTCCAGGCAGATTAGCTAAAATCCGGAATAGGCCAATTAACATTCAATAATTATTCTGGGGGATCAGGCTCCTATCTTGTTCAGCCTCATCACAGCAATATTACAACCTTGCATTTCTTTAGCATTGAAAAACATCAGGTGACAAACGAACTTGTATAATTGAATGAGAAATCAATTTTGCAGCAATTCCAAAATTTAATTTGGCAGCCAAAAAGTAGAAGTACCTTCTGGAGACCATTTAGGTTCAGTTGGTGACTCGACATGTTTAGGATTATGACCAGCAACACAGAGACGCTTATAAATATCTCTGCATAGAAGTACTAAGACAATCAATGTGATAAGGCAATGATGTGAATATAGCGCACAAATAAATTATAAGGAAAGGTTACATATGtgtcttaataataacaatgaagagttgaTCAGATTAAGCCAACTGGAAAATGCAAAGAGTGCAATAAGTACTGCACTACAAATTGCAACTCACTGGGTTCACACTCACCATTAGCCAGGCTGTTCTTGGCTAAGGTGAGAAGTTTAATGTGCCACGTGAGATGAAAGGTTTCGCGACCGCTCAAAGCTCAACAACATGGTTACAGATGGTGATCATGGTCAGTTCTATGTattaaaaaaataagaaaattacCTGTTAGGCAATGCACCGGGGTTCTCTAAACCTAAACTCTATCTAAAGAATATATTACCTGGCATTCCTCGATATGTTCTAGAGTATTCTCAAACTCCATATACAAACTACTATGACAGTGCACCTAAGGTCACATTGAAACGTCTGTTGTAAAAGTGAGAGTTGTTGCAACAATGTAAGTGATAATGGCTTTGCTAATGGACATGAGGTGGTCAACCGATCAAAAAGAACATCAATCTCCATACCCAGCCTCTGAGATGTACCCAACCCAGAGCTCTGCTTTGTCCCATGGCATATTGGGATGACCCCACTCAATCCATGCTATCTTTTCACCCTTTGGATCCATCCGAGGAAAGGCATAGAAATCATTGCCGCTGATTAATACTTTGGGATCTAGATTCCACGAGATAAAACGAAAACACAATGGatggaaaaagaaaaaagaaatcaGTAAGTTTCTGGTAATGTAACGAACAGATTAATGCAGCAAAGAACTAATGTGGCACGTCCGACAATTATTTACCTTGCATATCCTTCTTGCCAAGGCCAATAGCTACAACCGTAGTGGTTGGATTCAAACTGCTCTCACGCCGATCTATTTCCAATCAGGAAAGTGCCCGTCTTATAGTCCCCAATAAGTATGAGTAACAAAATAAGCTCCTGAAAAGAGTGACTTACCTTCCCTTACAGTGACATAACGGCCAAATCTACTATTAAAAACTCCATCTGCATAACAAACTGAAGGCCCCCCATAGTCTGGAGTAATTGGCAATGGAAGAGATTCTGTAGGAGAAACAGAGTATATAACCACAGAGAATTGTGATGCCTATTGATGAATGGCGTACTGCTCTATAAAAACTTCTATAAAACACAAAGCTCTGGTAAGCAAAACTTGAATTAGGAAAATCCAAATGGTTTTGTCAATTCCAGGCCACAACATTTCATTGCAATCGTGCTTCCCTCGGAGTCACCGCTTACCAGAAGTTAACTAAAGCTGTATTTTACAGACTATGGAGAAATTAAATGGGAAAGGAACTTCACCGCAACATTTCTAAAGAGGCATATTCAATGCTTCAAGTTCAGTTCTTTATCCTTTCCAATCATATCTCAACATGTCTCCCATCATTAAAGATCTAAGCATGGAGCTACCAAATCCACGTGTAAACTTCTTGTGAAGAGACTGAATACTACAATATAAAATCCCACAGGAAGCAGACCTTCAACAAGCATTACAGCAACTACCGAGCTTACCTTTTAGGTGTAAGGACTGTTTGTACAGCCTTTGATCCTTGTAATTCGAGAAAACAAGAGTATCTCCCGAAATGCAAAAAGCACCACCACTATATTCATGACATGCCGTCTGCACTGCAAACTCTTTCGGCGTAATGTCAACAGGTTCATCTCCTGGTTTTTCTGGTTCTTTCACAAGAACAGAGCGTCTAATAGCCAGTATAACTATCCATAAGTCAGTAAACTCCCGAAAATTCTCGAGACTCATTCATCTAAAAAAACCATATAAATTACAACCTGACAATCGTTACACATCTATGCTGCCCGAGTACTCAGTTTAATTAGTGCGTCCTTCTTATTAAAAATATTTGGTACGTGTAGTTATATACCCTGCTTCATTAGGACGGGACTCAAGCCAGATGAGACAGCCTTCATCATCAACAGAGATGCCACCGAGCCTTTTGGAGGCTCCAGAGACGACGTCGGCGGTGATGGGGGGCTTCCAAGAGCTATACGGAGCTGTGACTCTCTCTCCCTTAGCCGTTGTTTCTGAGTATGGCAGTGAAGAAGCCATGGTCTTTTGCTTCCTGAGTTGGGTTTGATCCACCAGACTGGGCGACAAGAATTCTAGTAAGAGGATTGCACTTGGACTGATCATGTCTCAATCTATGCTAGGAAGGTTTCATTTCTTAATGGTCAATCATGCTTACATGATATTGTTGTTTATAATAAATTAAAGGTAGTTCCTATCAACTAAATAGTGATACCAACTCAAGGTTACTGTAGTTTTGCTGAATCATTTTTGCATCTGCTAC
Proteins encoded in this region:
- the LOC139881775 gene encoding uncharacterized protein, producing the protein MASSLPYSETTAKGERVTAPYSSWKPPITADVVSGASKRLGGISVDDEGCLIWLESRPNEAGRSVLVKEPEKPGDEPVDITPKEFAVQTACHEYSGGAFCISGDTLVFSNYKDQRLYKQSLHLKESLPLPITPDYGGPSVCYADGVFNSRFGRYVTVREDRRESSLNPTTTVVAIGLGKKDMQDPKVLISGNDFYAFPRMDPKGEKIAWIEWGHPNMPWDKAELWVGYISEAGDIYKRLCVAGHNPKHVESPTEPKWSPEG